Proteins from one Devosia chinhatensis genomic window:
- a CDS encoding PACE efflux transporter: protein MRNTADRIRHAISFEVIGIILATPLAAFAFHLPGGDSAVIVVASATVAMVWNYVYNLGFDHLMVRLRGGTEKTTPIRVIHALFFELGLLALMLPAIAWYLQISIWQALVMDIALAAFYMVYAFVFNWAYDRVFPLPEWQEKA, encoded by the coding sequence ATGCGCAACACAGCCGACCGTATCCGTCACGCCATTTCCTTTGAAGTCATCGGCATCATCCTGGCGACGCCGCTCGCCGCATTCGCCTTCCATTTGCCGGGTGGCGACAGCGCGGTGATCGTGGTGGCCAGCGCCACCGTCGCGATGGTCTGGAACTATGTCTACAATCTCGGTTTCGACCACCTGATGGTCAGGCTCCGGGGCGGGACGGAAAAGACCACGCCCATCCGCGTCATCCACGCGCTCTTCTTTGAGCTGGGCCTGCTGGCCCTCATGCTGCCGGCGATCGCCTGGTATCTGCAGATCTCGATCTGGCAGGCCCTGGTCATGGATATCGCGCTGGCGGCCTTCTACATGGTCTATGCCTTTGTCTTCAACTGGGCCTATGACCGGGTGTTTCCATTGCCCGAATGGCAAGAAAAAGCCTGA
- the mtaB gene encoding tRNA (N(6)-L-threonylcarbamoyladenosine(37)-C(2))-methylthiotransferase MtaB — protein sequence MAIETLTFGCRLNAYEGEVMKAEAEKAGLDNAIIINTCAVTQEAVRQAKQAVRKARRDNPEARIIVTGCAAQTEARVFGDMDEVDLVIGNADKLKAESYKPMVFGTPLNDKVQVNDIMSVRETAGHLIEGMDGRTRAFVQVQNGCDHRCTFCIIPFGRGPSRSVPMGLVVEQVKKLVANGYSEIVLTGVDITSYGPDLPGSPSLGTLTQSILRHVPDLPRLRISSIDSIEADPALYEAVTDARLMPHLHLSLQSGDDLILKRMKRRHLREDALAVVDKLRTLRPDMVFGADIIAGFPTETEAMFDNSVRFIAEAGLTYIHAFPYSPRPGTPAARMPQVGKAIARQRAAILREVGEARFRALCATRLGRVETVLVERDGLGRTEQFVPVRVAGTTAGELVTVRVTGLGEDGLIGDALRAAA from the coding sequence ATGGCCATCGAAACGCTTACGTTCGGGTGCCGCCTCAACGCCTATGAAGGCGAGGTGATGAAGGCCGAAGCCGAAAAGGCCGGGCTCGACAACGCCATCATCATCAATACCTGCGCGGTGACCCAGGAGGCCGTGCGCCAGGCCAAGCAGGCGGTGCGCAAGGCACGGCGCGACAATCCGGAGGCGCGCATCATCGTCACCGGGTGCGCGGCACAGACCGAGGCGCGCGTCTTCGGCGACATGGACGAGGTCGATCTCGTCATCGGCAATGCCGACAAGCTCAAGGCCGAAAGCTACAAGCCCATGGTCTTCGGCACCCCGCTCAACGACAAGGTGCAGGTCAACGACATCATGAGCGTGCGGGAAACCGCCGGCCATCTCATCGAGGGCATGGATGGGCGCACCCGCGCCTTCGTGCAGGTGCAGAATGGCTGCGATCACCGCTGCACCTTCTGCATCATTCCCTTCGGTCGCGGCCCCTCGCGCTCGGTCCCGATGGGCCTCGTGGTCGAACAGGTGAAAAAGCTCGTCGCCAACGGCTATTCGGAAATCGTGCTCACCGGCGTCGACATCACCTCCTATGGTCCCGACCTGCCCGGCAGCCCCAGTCTGGGAACGCTGACCCAATCCATCCTGCGCCATGTGCCGGACCTGCCGCGGCTGAGGATCTCTTCCATCGATTCCATCGAGGCCGACCCGGCGCTCTACGAAGCGGTCACCGATGCCCGGCTGATGCCGCATCTGCATCTGTCGCTGCAATCGGGCGACGATCTCATTCTCAAGCGCATGAAGCGGCGCCATCTGCGCGAGGATGCGCTGGCGGTCGTGGACAAGCTGCGCACGCTGCGCCCCGACATGGTGTTCGGGGCCGACATCATTGCCGGCTTCCCCACCGAGACCGAGGCGATGTTCGACAATTCGGTCCGCTTCATCGCCGAGGCCGGCCTCACCTATATCCATGCCTTTCCCTATTCGCCGCGTCCGGGCACGCCGGCTGCGCGCATGCCGCAGGTGGGCAAGGCCATTGCCCGCCAGCGCGCTGCAATATTGCGAGAAGTGGGCGAGGCGCGGTTCCGGGCGCTGTGCGCCACCCGGCTTGGCCGCGTCGAAACCGTGCTGGTCGAGCGCGACGGGCTGGGCCGCACCGAACAATTCGTGCCGGTTCGCGTTGCCGGTACGACGGCTGGCGAACTGGTCACGGTGCGCGTCACCGGGCTGGGCGAAGACGGGCTGATCGGGGATGCTCTCCGCGCAGCGGCCTGA
- a CDS encoding YbaK/EbsC family protein — protein sequence MSLASVTADLAARAPDLSVIVTEASTATVPLAAEVHGVAPGQIAKTLCIRVRDEDVLLVTRGDARLDNQKSKQAFGGRPRMLGAEDVLRLTSHAVGGVCPFGLPAPLPIYLDTSLKAYDIVIPAGGDTHASVRLSVDRLAELCGRQWVDACQLPE from the coding sequence ATGAGCCTTGCTTCCGTCACCGCCGACCTCGCCGCGCGCGCGCCCGATCTTTCGGTGATCGTCACCGAGGCCTCGACCGCCACGGTGCCGCTTGCTGCCGAGGTGCATGGCGTCGCGCCGGGGCAGATCGCCAAGACGCTCTGCATCCGCGTGCGGGACGAGGACGTGCTGCTGGTGACGCGCGGCGATGCCCGGCTCGACAACCAGAAGTCCAAGCAGGCCTTTGGCGGCCGCCCGCGCATGCTGGGCGCCGAGGACGTGCTGCGGCTGACCAGCCATGCGGTGGGCGGGGTCTGCCCTTTCGGCCTGCCCGCGCCGTTGCCGATCTATCTCGACACCTCGCTCAAGGCCTATGACATCGTCATTCCCGCCGGCGGCGATACCCACGCCTCGGTCCGGCTCAGCGTCGACCGGCTGGCCGAACTGTGCGGTCGCCAATGGGTGGATGCGTGCCAGTTGCCCGAGTGA
- a CDS encoding class I SAM-dependent methyltransferase, with the protein MPVARVSAAEDFIRARLVLTALPFRPDIVLYQPHPHSGLIAFLAEAGRDEPPYWAYAWAGGAALALYLRDNPQAVSGRTVLDFGAGSGLVGIAAARAGAAAVMAFEPDAIGQIALGLNAKANGVALIAAEAMAEAEIVLAGDVFYDAAVAARTLPVLKAHARRGAKVLVGDPFRRHLPRAEMTRIATYDVPDMGGGPEVTAGIFVLQP; encoded by the coding sequence GTGCCAGTTGCCCGAGTGAGCGCGGCAGAGGATTTCATCCGGGCCCGCCTTGTGCTGACGGCGCTGCCCTTCCGCCCCGATATCGTGCTCTACCAGCCCCATCCGCACAGCGGGCTGATTGCTTTCCTCGCGGAAGCGGGGCGCGACGAGCCCCCCTATTGGGCCTATGCCTGGGCGGGCGGGGCGGCGCTGGCGCTCTATCTGCGCGACAATCCCCAAGCGGTCAGCGGCAGAACCGTACTCGATTTCGGCGCCGGTTCGGGACTGGTCGGCATTGCCGCCGCCAGGGCGGGCGCAGCGGCGGTAATGGCCTTCGAGCCCGACGCGATCGGGCAGATTGCGCTGGGGCTCAATGCGAAGGCCAATGGCGTTGCGCTCATTGCCGCCGAGGCGATGGCGGAGGCCGAGATCGTCCTGGCCGGCGACGTTTTCTATGATGCGGCAGTGGCGGCGCGGACCCTGCCGGTTCTCAAGGCGCATGCCCGACGTGGTGCCAAGGTCCTGGTCGGCGATCCCTTCCGCCGGCATTTGCCGCGCGCGGAAATGACCCGGATCGCCACCTATGACGTACCCGACATGGGCGGCGGGCCCGAGGTCACCGCCGGAATCTTCGTCCTGCAGCCATAG
- the rpmF gene encoding 50S ribosomal protein L32 translates to MAVPKRKTSPMKRGFRRSADAIANPTYVEDKDSGELRRPHHVDLKTGMYRGRQILAVKK, encoded by the coding sequence ATGGCTGTGCCAAAACGCAAGACCTCGCCGATGAAGCGCGGTTTCCGTCGCTCGGCTGACGCGATTGCCAACCCGACCTATGTCGAAGACAAGGATTCGGGCGAGCTGCGCCGTCCGCATCACGTTGACCTCAAGACCGGCATGTATCGCGGTCGCCAGATCCTGGCAGTCAAGAAGTAA
- the ftsY gene encoding signal recognition particle-docking protein FtsY, whose protein sequence is MTEKKPGFFQRLFGVPPQPQPGPAPSPAPPETRPEAPAEPIPPVPETVPPTPEPAAPPEAPGPADHPIPPGPPETTPDYIEEIEDKAHAGLDSQPIVPAPATAAPVAPQGWFSRLASGLKRSSDTLTTSITSVFTKRKLDAATLDELEDVLIQADLGIDTAMAITETLRRDRFDKDVSGEDVRAVLAAEVEKVLGPVARPLVIDAASKPFVILMIGVNGSGKTTTIGKLAQKFAREGRSVMLAAGDTFRAAAIEQLQVWGQRTGAPVLVRPTGADASGLAFDAVTQARAEGRDVLIIDTAGRLQNRDELMNELEKVIRVIKKVDPQAPHATLLTLDATTGQNAMKQVEIFGQRAGVTGLVMTKLDGTARGGILVAIARKFGLPVHFIGVGEGVEDLEPFEARDFARAIAGRD, encoded by the coding sequence ATGACCGAAAAGAAACCCGGCTTCTTCCAGCGTCTCTTCGGCGTGCCGCCCCAGCCCCAGCCCGGCCCGGCGCCATCGCCTGCGCCGCCGGAAACCCGGCCGGAAGCGCCCGCAGAGCCGATCCCGCCCGTCCCCGAAACGGTACCGCCAACGCCCGAGCCGGCCGCTCCGCCCGAAGCACCGGGCCCGGCCGATCATCCGATCCCCCCCGGCCCGCCCGAAACGACGCCCGATTATATCGAGGAGATCGAGGACAAGGCCCATGCTGGGCTCGACAGCCAGCCGATCGTGCCGGCGCCGGCGACAGCTGCCCCGGTGGCGCCCCAGGGCTGGTTCTCCCGTCTTGCCTCCGGGCTCAAGCGCTCTTCGGACACGCTCACCACCTCGATCACGTCGGTCTTCACCAAGCGCAAGCTCGATGCGGCGACGCTCGATGAACTTGAGGACGTGCTGATCCAGGCCGATCTGGGCATCGATACGGCCATGGCCATCACCGAAACGCTGCGCCGGGATCGCTTCGACAAGGATGTGTCGGGCGAAGATGTCCGCGCCGTGCTGGCCGCCGAGGTCGAAAAGGTGCTGGGGCCGGTGGCGCGTCCGCTCGTCATCGATGCGGCCAGCAAGCCCTTCGTCATCCTGATGATCGGGGTCAACGGATCGGGCAAGACCACCACGATCGGCAAGCTGGCGCAGAAGTTTGCCCGCGAGGGGCGCTCGGTCATGCTGGCCGCCGGCGACACCTTCCGCGCGGCGGCCATCGAACAGCTGCAGGTCTGGGGCCAGCGCACGGGCGCGCCGGTCCTGGTCCGGCCCACCGGGGCCGACGCCTCGGGCTTGGCCTTCGATGCCGTCACCCAGGCCCGGGCAGAAGGGCGCGACGTGCTCATCATCGATACGGCCGGACGGTTGCAGAACCGCGACGAATTGATGAACGAGCTCGAAAAAGTCATTCGCGTGATCAAGAAGGTCGATCCGCAGGCGCCCCATGCCACGCTGCTGACGCTCGACGCCACCACGGGGCAGAATGCCATGAAGCAGGTGGAGATCTTCGGCCAGCGCGCCGGGGTCACCGGTCTGGTGATGACCAAGCTCGACGGCACCGCGCGCGGCGGCATCCTCGTCGCCATTGCCCGCAAATTCGGCCTGCCGGTGCATTTCATCGGTGTCGGCGAGGGGGTCGAGGACCTCGAGCCCTTCGAGGCGCGGGACTTCGCCCGTGCCATTGCCGGGCGCGATTAG
- a CDS encoding septation protein A has translation MEKPMTEKTAEPEVNWDELKPQIIKLALELGPLVLFFIINARADIFVATAWFMGAMAVSLLLSWLILKKVAVMPLVTGVVVLVFGGLTLWLQDDTFIKMKPTITNVMFASVLLGGLLFGQSLLKYVFGDVYKLKPEGWWKLTLNWGLFFVLLAVINEVVWRNFSTDFWVAFKVWGIMPLTVIFSMTQLPLLNKYAPEPEAARPPPVVVES, from the coding sequence ATGGAAAAACCGATGACCGAAAAGACTGCAGAACCAGAAGTCAACTGGGACGAACTCAAGCCGCAGATCATCAAGCTGGCGCTGGAACTGGGGCCGCTGGTCCTGTTCTTCATCATCAATGCGCGGGCCGACATCTTCGTGGCAACGGCCTGGTTCATGGGCGCCATGGCAGTGTCACTGCTGCTGAGCTGGCTGATCCTCAAGAAGGTGGCGGTGATGCCTCTGGTCACCGGCGTGGTCGTGCTGGTCTTTGGCGGACTCACCCTCTGGCTGCAGGACGATACCTTCATCAAGATGAAGCCGACCATCACCAATGTGATGTTTGCCTCGGTGCTGCTCGGGGGTCTGCTCTTTGGCCAGTCACTGCTGAAATATGTCTTCGGCGACGTCTACAAGCTCAAGCCCGAGGGCTGGTGGAAGCTGACCCTCAACTGGGGTCTGTTCTTCGTGCTCCTGGCCGTCATCAACGAAGTGGTCTGGCGCAATTTCTCGACCGATTTCTGGGTCGCGTTCAAGGTCTGGGGGATCATGCCGCTGACCGTCATCTTCTCGATGACGCAATTGCCCCTGCTCAACAAATATGCTCCCGAGCCCGAGGCTGCACGACCGCCTCCGGTTGTGGTGGAAAGCTGA
- the ispG gene encoding flavodoxin-dependent (E)-4-hydroxy-3-methylbut-2-enyl-diphosphate synthase encodes MAGPAPRRQSVGVNVGGVMVGGGAPVVVQSMTNTDTADIDATVRQVMQLARAGSEIVRITVDRDESAAAVPIIRDRLAVMGYDVPLVGDFHYIGHKLLTDHPACAEALAKYRINPGNVGFKAKRDTQFATLIDIANRYDKPVRIGVNWGSLDEELLTRLMDDNAVSPNPISAAAVQREAIIQSALLSAARAEELGMRRDQILLSTKVSDVQHLIAVYQDLAARCDYALHLGLTEAGMGSKGIVASSAALGILLQQGIGDTIRISLTPEPGGDRTTEVKVAQELLQTMGFRQFLPVVAACPGCGRTTSTTFQTLAKDIQDHLNISMPEWRERYPGVETLSVAVMGCIVNGPGESKHANIGISLPGTGETPAAPVFVDGEKVATLRGADVADQFKVMVADYIEKKFGTGKQDAAE; translated from the coding sequence ATGGCCGGTCCAGCGCCGCGCAGGCAATCGGTGGGTGTCAATGTCGGGGGCGTCATGGTCGGCGGCGGCGCGCCCGTCGTCGTGCAATCGATGACCAATACCGATACCGCCGACATCGACGCCACGGTCAGGCAGGTCATGCAGCTGGCCCGGGCCGGCTCGGAGATCGTGCGCATCACCGTCGATCGCGACGAGAGTGCGGCCGCAGTGCCCATCATTCGCGACCGCCTGGCCGTCATGGGCTATGACGTGCCGCTGGTGGGCGATTTCCACTATATCGGCCACAAGCTCCTCACCGATCATCCCGCCTGTGCCGAGGCACTGGCCAAATACCGGATCAATCCGGGCAATGTCGGCTTCAAGGCCAAGCGCGATACCCAGTTCGCAACGCTGATCGACATCGCCAACCGCTATGACAAGCCGGTCCGCATCGGGGTCAATTGGGGCTCGCTGGACGAAGAATTGCTCACCCGGCTGATGGACGACAATGCCGTCTCACCCAACCCGATCTCCGCTGCCGCCGTGCAGCGCGAGGCCATCATCCAGTCGGCGCTGCTGTCGGCGGCCCGCGCCGAGGAGCTGGGCATGCGGCGTGACCAGATCCTGCTCTCGACCAAGGTGTCCGACGTCCAGCACCTGATCGCGGTCTATCAGGACCTCGCCGCCCGCTGCGATTATGCGCTCCATCTCGGCCTCACCGAGGCGGGCATGGGATCGAAGGGCATTGTCGCCTCCTCGGCAGCGCTCGGCATCCTGCTGCAGCAGGGCATCGGCGATACGATCCGCATCTCGCTGACGCCCGAGCCGGGCGGCGATCGCACGACCGAGGTCAAGGTCGCGCAGGAATTGCTCCAGACCATGGGCTTCCGCCAGTTCCTGCCGGTGGTCGCGGCCTGTCCGGGATGCGGACGCACCACGTCCACGACCTTCCAGACCCTGGCCAAGGACATCCAGGACCATCTCAACATTTCGATGCCGGAATGGCGCGAGCGCTATCCGGGCGTTGAGACGTTGTCGGTCGCGGTCATGGGCTGCATCGTCAACGGGCCGGGCGAGAGCAAGCATGCCAATATCGGCATTTCCCTGCCGGGTACCGGCGAAACTCCGGCCGCGCCCGTTTTCGTCGATGGCGAAAAAGTCGCCACCCTGCGCGGTGCCGATGTCGCCGACCAGTTCAAGGTCATGGTCGCCGACTATATCGAAAAGAAGTTCGGCACCGGCAAGCAGGATGCGGCCGAATAA
- a CDS encoding MOSC domain-containing protein — protein MSMVRLDSVNRGTPQPVPGRTTRSGIYKRPVTGPVEIAPLGLVDDAVLNRKHHGGVDQAVYLYFADDYAFWGEEGVDVTPGLFGENLTISGVVGRDVAVGDRFGIGTVLLEVTSHRTPCAVFAARMGDPRFAKRFHKAGRPGAYCRVLAGGAVEAGMAVDLTPFSGARITMSALIALDGARSIDADFLRRALTAPLHHKMRADYENRLASQLL, from the coding sequence ATGAGCATGGTCCGTCTCGACAGCGTCAATCGCGGCACGCCCCAGCCCGTTCCCGGCCGCACCACCCGCTCGGGTATCTACAAAAGGCCCGTCACCGGCCCGGTGGAGATCGCCCCTTTGGGTCTCGTCGACGATGCCGTGCTCAACCGCAAGCATCACGGCGGGGTCGACCAGGCGGTCTATCTCTATTTTGCCGACGATTATGCCTTCTGGGGCGAGGAGGGCGTGGATGTGACGCCCGGCCTTTTCGGCGAGAACCTCACCATCTCGGGCGTCGTGGGGCGCGACGTGGCGGTGGGCGACCGCTTCGGCATCGGCACGGTCCTGCTCGAGGTGACCTCGCACCGCACGCCCTGCGCGGTGTTCGCGGCCCGCATGGGCGATCCCCGATTTGCCAAGCGTTTCCACAAGGCCGGGCGGCCCGGTGCCTATTGCCGGGTGCTGGCCGGCGGCGCGGTCGAGGCGGGCATGGCCGTCGATCTCACTCCGTTTTCCGGCGCGCGGATCACCATGAGCGCGCTGATCGCGCTCGATGGAGCCCGCAGCATCGATGCCGATTTCCTGCGGCGGGCCCTGACCGCTCCCCTCCACCACAAGATGCGGGCCGATTACGAGAACCGCCTCGCCAGCCAATTGCTGTGA
- a CDS encoding GNAT family N-acetyltransferase — MATAGRPDLGDVLALDLICLREPDGGPLDCELHRERLAVSLPKSEWVCLRRDHKLIAYGYLWPQADGSWFVGGLAIHPRYRTAPVISELGAGMRDLVRTLGIGTLRSHVLVSNTASLRLHRRLGFAVEMQNERAVAFVANGADLLGRLPLKPIPPRSG, encoded by the coding sequence GTGGCAACAGCGGGTCGTCCCGACCTTGGCGACGTCCTGGCGCTCGATCTCATCTGTCTGCGCGAGCCTGATGGTGGCCCACTCGATTGCGAACTCCATCGCGAGCGGCTGGCAGTCTCCCTGCCGAAATCGGAATGGGTGTGTCTGCGCCGGGACCACAAGCTCATTGCCTATGGCTATCTGTGGCCACAGGCAGACGGATCCTGGTTTGTCGGCGGCCTTGCCATTCATCCCCGCTATCGCACTGCGCCCGTGATTTCCGAGCTCGGGGCCGGCATGCGCGATCTGGTGCGCACGCTGGGCATCGGCACGTTGCGCAGCCATGTGCTGGTCAGCAACACGGCTTCGCTGCGGCTTCATCGCAGGCTGGGTTTTGCGGTCGAAATGCAAAACGAGCGCGCCGTCGCCTTTGTGGCGAACGGCGCCGACCTGCTGGGGCGCTTGCCTCTCAAGCCTATTCCGCCGCGTTCTGGCTGA
- a CDS encoding transglycosylase domain-containing protein — protein MARRKTFWRALRIPLGILAVLVAIPLVLTPVYLVVAPISVPMLVRGVTGQPVVRVWRDIDDISDRLKAAIILSEDGQFCRHWGIDVTALRIEVDNYLAGRETRGASTITMQVARNLFLWNGQSALRKALEVPLAAYIDLVMPKKRIMEIYLNIAEWGPEGEFGIAAGSARAFGREPQNLDWRTASLLAVTLPNPILRNPARPNAGLNRLAGIVENRARDFGQRAACVGQGGRLAL, from the coding sequence ATGGCCCGACGTAAGACATTCTGGCGCGCCCTGCGCATCCCCCTCGGCATCCTGGCCGTGCTCGTTGCCATCCCGCTGGTGCTGACGCCGGTCTATCTGGTCGTCGCCCCGATCTCGGTCCCCATGCTGGTGCGGGGCGTCACCGGGCAACCGGTGGTGCGAGTCTGGCGCGATATCGACGATATCTCCGACCGGCTGAAAGCTGCGATCATCCTCTCCGAGGACGGACAATTCTGCCGCCATTGGGGCATCGACGTTACCGCCTTGCGTATCGAGGTCGACAATTACCTGGCTGGGCGCGAGACGCGCGGGGCCTCCACCATCACCATGCAGGTGGCGCGCAATCTGTTCCTGTGGAACGGGCAGAGCGCGCTGCGCAAGGCGCTCGAAGTGCCGCTTGCCGCCTATATCGACCTCGTCATGCCCAAAAAGCGCATCATGGAAATCTATCTCAACATCGCCGAATGGGGACCGGAGGGCGAGTTCGGCATTGCCGCCGGCAGCGCCCGGGCCTTCGGCCGCGAGCCGCAGAACCTCGACTGGCGGACGGCCAGCCTTTTGGCGGTTACCCTGCCCAATCCGATCCTGCGCAATCCGGCCCGCCCCAATGCCGGGCTCAACCGGCTGGCGGGGATCGTTGAAAACCGCGCCCGGGACTTCGGCCAGCGCGCCGCCTGTGTGGGGCAGGGCGGGCGGCTGGCGCTCTAG
- a CDS encoding polyprenyl synthetase family protein, translated as MYDFSADSADCARAVEAGLSDYLTGASLSGPGPAAERLVAAMRHGSLEGGKRLRPLLVRQAAAIFSVPRQDTLRTGLAVEMVHCYSLIHDDLPAMDDDDMRRGRPTVHRAFDEASAILAGDALLTHAFSILADVQCHADPQVRVRLVAELAAGSGAGGMAGGQMRDIEGEKGGFSETDIAAMQAMKTGALIRASVRMGAILGGADARALSALTAYAEAAGRAFQLADDILDVTASPESMGKATGKDAEAGKQTLVGRLGIEAARKMLDGIVNEALLALRTFGPRADGLRATARYFAARQK; from the coding sequence ATGTATGACTTTTCCGCCGACAGCGCCGATTGCGCCCGCGCCGTGGAGGCCGGGCTTTCCGATTATCTGACCGGTGCGAGCCTGTCGGGCCCGGGCCCGGCTGCCGAACGGCTGGTGGCCGCCATGCGCCATGGCAGCCTCGAGGGCGGCAAGAGGCTGCGGCCGCTGCTCGTCCGCCAGGCGGCGGCGATCTTTTCGGTGCCCCGGCAAGACACGCTGCGCACCGGGCTCGCGGTGGAAATGGTCCATTGTTATTCGCTGATCCATGACGACCTGCCGGCCATGGACGATGACGACATGCGGCGCGGCCGGCCCACGGTGCACAGGGCCTTCGACGAGGCCAGCGCCATCCTGGCGGGCGATGCGCTGCTGACCCATGCGTTCTCCATCCTGGCCGATGTCCAATGCCATGCCGATCCGCAGGTGCGGGTGCGCCTCGTGGCCGAGCTGGCCGCAGGCTCCGGCGCCGGTGGCATGGCCGGCGGGCAGATGCGCGATATCGAGGGCGAAAAGGGCGGCTTTTCGGAGACCGACATCGCCGCCATGCAGGCCATGAAGACCGGCGCGCTGATCCGCGCCTCGGTGCGCATGGGAGCGATCCTGGGCGGCGCTGATGCGCGGGCCCTCTCGGCGCTGACCGCCTATGCCGAAGCGGCGGGTCGGGCCTTCCAGCTGGCCGACGACATTCTCGACGTCACGGCCAGCCCCGAATCCATGGGCAAGGCGACCGGCAAGGATGCAGAGGCCGGCAAGCAGACCCTGGTGGGCCGGCTGGGCATCGAGGCTGCCCGCAAGATGCTCGACGGCATCGTCAACGAGGCGCTTCTGGCCCTGCGCACCTTCGGGCCCCGCGCCGACGGCCTGCGCGCCACGGCGCGCTATTTCGCGGCGCGGCAGAAATGA
- a CDS encoding iron chaperone yields MPDAETATAQIDAHIEALAPAFREAMQHLRAVIRAAAPEAEEIITYAMPGIGLEGPLVSYCAFKTHCSLFPMGNSVFTGMEDEIAPWRTSKGTLQFTPDAPLPDALVIRIVKARIAENIARTAQRKARRRSPKA; encoded by the coding sequence ATGCCCGATGCCGAAACCGCCACTGCGCAGATCGACGCCCATATCGAGGCGCTCGCGCCCGCGTTCAGGGAGGCGATGCAGCACCTGCGCGCCGTGATCCGCGCGGCAGCGCCCGAGGCCGAAGAAATCATCACCTATGCCATGCCGGGCATTGGCCTTGAGGGACCGCTGGTTTCCTATTGCGCCTTCAAGACCCATTGCTCGCTCTTTCCCATGGGCAATTCGGTCTTTACCGGCATGGAAGACGAGATCGCCCCATGGCGCACCTCCAAGGGGACGCTGCAATTCACCCCCGATGCGCCCTTGCCGGATGCGCTGGTGATCCGCATCGTTAAGGCCCGTATCGCCGAGAACATTGCCAGGACGGCGCAGCGCAAGGCCCGACGACGGTCGCCAAAAGCCTGA
- the dapF gene encoding diaminopimelate epimerase — MNGLGNQIIVADLRGTAARVSPQAAIAINARPETRFDQIMAIHDPRTPGTAHHIEIINSDGTLAQACGNGMRCVVQALSAEKGRQRFTFETLAGIIFGEEAEDGQISVDMGTPKFAWYDIPLNEEFADTRQVELQIGPIDAPVLHSPSVASMGNPHATFWVKDDVWSYALDRFGPLLENHPLFPERCNISIANVVNAERIILRTWERGAGLTQACGTAACAALVNGARTRRTGRKAVVTVPGGDLVVDWLDNDHVVLTGPAEREWAGRLDPATGAWTRSEAA; from the coding sequence ATGAACGGGCTGGGCAACCAGATCATCGTGGCCGACCTGCGCGGCACGGCGGCGCGCGTCAGCCCGCAGGCCGCCATTGCCATCAATGCCCGGCCCGAAACCCGCTTCGACCAGATCATGGCCATCCATGATCCGCGCACGCCCGGCACGGCCCATCACATCGAGATCATCAATTCGGACGGCACGCTGGCCCAGGCCTGCGGCAATGGCATGCGCTGCGTGGTCCAGGCGCTCTCGGCCGAAAAGGGTCGGCAGCGCTTCACCTTCGAGACCCTGGCCGGCATCATCTTCGGGGAGGAAGCCGAGGACGGCCAGATCAGTGTCGACATGGGTACGCCCAAATTCGCCTGGTACGACATACCCCTCAACGAGGAATTCGCCGATACCCGCCAGGTCGAACTGCAGATCGGGCCGATCGATGCGCCGGTGCTTCATTCTCCGTCGGTGGCCTCGATGGGCAATCCGCACGCCACCTTCTGGGTCAAGGACGATGTCTGGTCCTATGCGCTGGACCGCTTCGGCCCGCTGCTCGAAAACCATCCGCTCTTTCCCGAGCGGTGCAATATTTCCATCGCCAATGTCGTCAATGCCGAGCGCATCATCCTGCGCACCTGGGAACGCGGGGCCGGGCTGACCCAGGCCTGCGGCACGGCGGCCTGCGCGGCCCTGGTCAACGGCGCCCGGACGCGGCGCACCGGTCGCAAGGCCGTGGTCACGGTGCCCGGCGGGGACCTCGTCGTGGACTGGCTCGACAATGACCATGTGGTCCTGACCGGGCCGGCCGAGCGCGAATGGGCCGGGCGCCTCGATCCCGCGACGGGCGCCTGGACGCGCAGCGAGGCTGCCTGA